From the genome of Segatella hominis, one region includes:
- a CDS encoding DUF6169 family protein yields MLSFICETGDRKQAMRNRLFDSWFAYANDKEQYVIMVANIQDLEGVDNYAAMILRKDNPHFVDYVSEFNNIVNMFMLKPEH; encoded by the coding sequence TTGCTCTCCTTTATATGTGAAACGGGCGATAGAAAGCAAGCTATGCGAAATCGCCTGTTTGATTCTTGGTTTGCTTATGCTAATGACAAAGAACAATATGTCATTATGGTTGCTAATATCCAAGACTTAGAAGGAGTAGATAATTACGCAGCAATGATTCTAAGAAAAGATAATCCGCATTTTGTAGATTACGTGTCAGAATTCAACAATATTGTTAATATGTTTATGTTGAAACCCGAACATTAG
- a CDS encoding virulence RhuM family protein — protein MANDNNIQPVADDSQIVLYQPDDSIRLEVKLDQDTVWLTQAQMTELFRTTRNNITMHIRNIFKEKELDEKSVCKESLHTAADGKRYRTKIYNLDVIISVGYRVKSPIGTRFRQWANAVIKQYLLQGYSVNRHLIALQENMDKRMTHIEDVQAKQQQQLDFFIRTSTPPAEMVFFEGDFYTARVALENLIRTANRRVIIIDGYVSSLTLSVLDVRKPNVAATIYTVGVGQGMQRLMEEHDHLFPDNHIDIRKWRNESHDRWLIIDDSLYHCGHSLNANGGHKISAITLMGTTPDVILSKVE, from the coding sequence ATGGCAAACGACAATAATATACAGCCTGTGGCAGATGATTCACAGATAGTACTTTATCAACCAGATGATAGCATTAGGTTGGAGGTGAAACTGGATCAAGATACGGTTTGGCTTACCCAAGCACAGATGACAGAGTTGTTTCGTACAACTCGTAACAATATAACTATGCATATTCGTAACATCTTTAAGGAGAAAGAGTTAGACGAAAAATCAGTATGTAAGGAATCCTTACATACTGCCGCAGACGGCAAAAGATATCGTACTAAAATTTATAATTTGGATGTTATAATCTCTGTAGGCTATAGAGTAAAGAGTCCAATAGGAACCCGTTTCCGTCAGTGGGCGAATGCTGTTATAAAGCAATACCTTCTCCAAGGTTATTCCGTAAATCGTCACTTGATAGCCTTACAGGAGAATATGGATAAACGTATGACCCATATTGAAGATGTCCAAGCTAAGCAGCAACAGCAGCTCGACTTCTTCATTCGAACCTCAACCCCTCCAGCAGAGATGGTCTTCTTTGAAGGAGACTTTTATACCGCACGTGTTGCGTTAGAGAACTTGATTCGTACAGCCAATCGTCGAGTAATCATCATAGATGGCTATGTTTCATCGTTAACCCTAAGTGTACTTGATGTTCGTAAGCCAAATGTAGCAGCCACAATTTACACAGTAGGTGTAGGACAAGGAATGCAACGCTTGATGGAAGAACATGATCATCTATTCCCCGATAATCATATAGATATTAGAAAATGGCGTAACGAATCTCATGACCGCTGGCTTATCATAGATGATAGCCTCTATCACTGTGGACATTCCTTAAATGCCAATGGCGGTCACAAGATATCCGCTATAACCCTGATGGGAACAACTCCAGATGTAATCCTGTCAAAAGTCGAATAG
- a CDS encoding ABC transporter ATP-binding protein has translation MEILNKEFWEKRDAAMKRFMASKERKRKRMAELEQMLRQDYLARTGEEPKFVNVW, from the coding sequence ATGGAAATATTGAATAAAGAATTTTGGGAGAAACGTGATGCTGCGATGAAAAGATTCATGGCATCAAAAGAAAGAAAAAGAAAGCGTATGGCAGAGTTAGAGCAGATGCTCCGTCAGGATTATTTAGCTCGTACAGGAGAAGAGCCAAAGTTTGTAAATGTTTGGTGA